The Halobacterium litoreum genome includes a region encoding these proteins:
- a CDS encoding DUF7344 domain-containing protein: MSTATPVQQPTEGDRAGITQEAAFDVLSCQRRRYVLHHLLGGEPTAELRELSEQVAAWENDVPVETVTYDQRMRVYTSLRQLHLPKLDGEGLVDFDENRGTVSLTEDASELEFYLEVVPHEEIRWSKYYLGLATLAVATVVAAGVGVVPLASIPASAWSIAVAGVFWVSAAVHTQHDANNRLGAGEEPPT, translated from the coding sequence GTGAGCACCGCCACACCGGTCCAGCAGCCGACCGAAGGCGACCGCGCCGGCATCACGCAGGAAGCCGCGTTCGACGTGTTGAGCTGCCAGCGACGCCGGTACGTGCTCCACCACCTGCTCGGCGGGGAGCCGACCGCCGAACTGCGCGAGCTGTCCGAGCAGGTGGCCGCGTGGGAGAACGACGTCCCCGTCGAGACGGTGACCTACGACCAACGCATGCGCGTCTACACGTCCCTGCGGCAACTCCACCTCCCGAAACTCGACGGCGAGGGGCTCGTGGACTTCGACGAGAACCGCGGCACCGTCTCGCTGACCGAGGACGCCAGCGAACTGGAGTTCTACCTCGAAGTCGTGCCACACGAGGAGATTCGCTGGAGCAAGTACTACCTCGGGCTGGCGACGCTGGCGGTGGCCACTGTCGTCGCCGCCGGCGTCGGTGTCGTCCCGCTCGCCTCGATTCCGGCGTCAGCGTGGAGCATCGCCGTCGCGGGCGTCTTCTGGGTGTCGGCCGCCGTCCACACCCAACACGACGCGAACAACCGACTCGGCGCCGGCGAGGAGCCGCCGACGTGA
- a CDS encoding ATP-dependent DNA helicase, giving the protein MGDDESETAWRDLFGFDAPYDQQGDAIESAIDAGERGGYLAMEGPCGTGKTMAALTAAAHLVRNGDQYERVVVVTPVKQQLEQFVADLRTMNAGLDDPLDGVALVGKRDLCPYEREDSFPPDASVHDRCEDLRESTAGLVEGDGGEFDGQDARELVELRPEDALDDPWWDPATGRELARSARADADHSLSQAPLATAGADSPYVPHQPTAPDDMAEGDPSLFCPFEADWFGRDKGSPVGFDAGRHNVVTSEDVLPSSVEYGTCPHRVQQVMLDHADVVIGNYNHLFDPKTRGLTEHLLDDRTFVVVDEAHRLEERVRDLLSDRVGRHTLARARNDLRTLLTEAKQSESNRQQVADHLRSYDLSMDAVEATVDFFGDVLDWLDDRVAEYLANEGFDPNGARGLPERDHEIPLRDPETDEPDDLTRWAEQNGYTGDVWRSLAAVGTAVEAILEDDGDRSAVCGAVGITLQRWWERDHATYFREIELEHAPKDSGRAGAAWAEAYTPALVTFNCMPARALRETFAELGGGVLMSATLEPLDVFREVTGLDRLEAGAGDAEARPVVERRYDLRFPEENRASFLVDATPFTARNRGEPTSENANRTREQYRYVLRTIARSPGNVLVCMPNYREAAWAADYLGGVVEKDVLVDESSSNEATDDLKAEFFRGDGKVLVTSTRGTLTEGVDYDGEKLAACAVVGVPLVNVGSPRVRAVRRAYADAFGEDNAFEYALTVPAVRRARQALGRVIRGPDEVGVRALVGRRYVEGARHSVHEYLGPGEREEFTRMTPEFLGDQLELFWSDRD; this is encoded by the coding sequence ATGGGCGACGACGAGTCGGAGACGGCGTGGCGCGACTTGTTCGGGTTCGACGCGCCGTACGACCAGCAGGGCGACGCCATCGAGTCTGCCATCGACGCCGGGGAGCGCGGCGGCTACCTCGCGATGGAGGGGCCGTGTGGCACCGGGAAGACGATGGCCGCGCTCACGGCGGCCGCGCACCTCGTGCGGAACGGCGACCAGTACGAGCGCGTCGTCGTCGTGACGCCGGTGAAACAGCAGTTAGAGCAGTTCGTCGCCGACCTGCGCACGATGAACGCGGGGCTGGACGACCCGCTGGACGGCGTCGCGCTCGTCGGCAAACGCGACCTCTGTCCGTACGAGCGCGAGGACTCGTTCCCGCCGGACGCGAGCGTCCACGACCGCTGCGAGGACCTGCGCGAGTCCACCGCCGGACTCGTGGAGGGCGACGGCGGCGAGTTCGACGGGCAGGACGCCCGGGAACTCGTGGAACTCCGGCCGGAGGACGCGCTCGACGACCCGTGGTGGGACCCCGCGACGGGGCGCGAACTCGCGCGCTCCGCCCGCGCTGACGCCGACCACTCGCTCTCGCAGGCCCCGCTCGCGACCGCGGGTGCAGACTCTCCCTACGTCCCCCACCAGCCGACGGCCCCCGACGATATGGCGGAGGGCGACCCGTCGCTGTTCTGCCCCTTCGAGGCGGACTGGTTCGGACGCGACAAGGGGTCGCCCGTCGGGTTCGACGCGGGCCGCCACAACGTCGTGACGAGCGAGGACGTGCTGCCGTCGAGCGTGGAGTACGGGACGTGCCCGCACCGCGTCCAGCAGGTGATGCTCGACCACGCGGACGTGGTCATCGGGAACTACAACCACCTCTTCGACCCGAAGACCCGCGGCCTCACCGAACACCTGCTCGACGACCGGACGTTCGTCGTGGTCGACGAGGCCCACCGCCTCGAAGAGCGCGTCCGCGACCTGCTCTCGGACCGCGTCGGCCGGCACACGCTCGCCCGCGCCCGAAACGACCTGCGGACGCTCCTCACGGAGGCCAAGCAAAGCGAGTCGAACCGCCAGCAGGTCGCCGACCACCTGCGGAGCTACGACCTCTCGATGGACGCCGTCGAGGCCACCGTCGACTTCTTCGGCGACGTGCTGGACTGGCTGGACGACCGGGTGGCCGAGTACCTCGCGAACGAGGGGTTCGACCCGAACGGCGCGCGCGGCCTGCCGGAGCGCGACCACGAGATTCCCCTGCGGGACCCGGAGACGGACGAACCCGACGACCTGACGCGGTGGGCCGAACAGAACGGCTACACTGGCGACGTGTGGCGCTCGCTGGCGGCCGTCGGCACCGCCGTCGAGGCGATTCTGGAGGACGACGGCGACCGGTCGGCGGTCTGTGGCGCGGTCGGCATCACGCTCCAGCGGTGGTGGGAGCGCGACCACGCGACGTACTTCCGGGAGATAGAGTTGGAGCACGCGCCCAAGGACTCCGGGCGGGCGGGCGCGGCGTGGGCGGAGGCGTACACGCCGGCGCTCGTGACGTTCAACTGCATGCCGGCGCGCGCGCTCCGCGAGACGTTCGCGGAACTCGGCGGCGGCGTGCTGATGAGCGCGACTCTCGAACCGCTCGACGTGTTCCGCGAGGTGACGGGCTTAGACCGCCTCGAAGCGGGCGCGGGCGACGCGGAGGCCCGGCCCGTCGTGGAGCGTCGGTACGACCTCCGGTTCCCCGAGGAGAACCGCGCGAGTTTCCTCGTGGACGCGACGCCGTTCACCGCGCGAAATCGCGGGGAGCCCACGAGCGAGAACGCGAACCGCACCCGCGAGCAGTACCGCTACGTCCTCCGCACCATCGCGCGCTCGCCGGGGAACGTCCTCGTCTGCATGCCGAACTACCGGGAGGCCGCGTGGGCCGCCGACTACCTCGGCGGCGTCGTGGAGAAAGACGTGCTCGTGGACGAGTCGTCGTCGAACGAGGCGACCGACGACCTGAAGGCGGAGTTCTTCCGGGGCGACGGGAAGGTGCTCGTGACGAGCACGCGGGGCACGCTCACCGAGGGCGTGGACTACGACGGGGAGAAACTCGCGGCGTGCGCGGTGGTCGGCGTCCCGCTCGTCAACGTCGGGTCGCCGAGAGTGCGCGCCGTCCGCCGGGCGTACGCCGACGCGTTCGGCGAGGACAACGCCTTCGAGTACGCGCTCACGGTGCCGGCGGTGCGGCGCGCGCGGCAGGCCCTCGGGCGCGTGATTCGCGGCCCCGATGAGGTCGGCGTGCGCGCGCTCGTCGGCCGGCGGTACGTCGAGGGCGCGCGCCACTCCGTCCACGAGTATCTCGGCCCGGGCGAACGCGAGGAGTTCACGCGCATGACCCCGGAGTTCCTCGGCGACCAACTCGAGTTGTTCTGGTCAGACCGGGACTGA
- a CDS encoding SipW-dependent-type signal peptide-containing protein, with protein sequence MSDDKFQLSRRRVLAGLGGIGAGAALGGTGTMAFLSDEESSEGNMMTAGTLDLKLDWEHYYHGNKHDRGWDKQPPTNDAGPMFELDDVKPGDWGCGVVSVHLSGNPAHVWFRTSDVENHEHGRTEPEYEVDDTKDKGELAKKTKFVAFPLGCFKKEQNAQALIDADSRPSMDEFTMSEDGDGEYCYYKGSMKDALYHFKDGKYLGAKKRNRVCYFGFCWKVPKHVGNVIQGDSLSFDMDFYAEQKRHNRNPDNPWKQDGLRSCDGNGVVDLPVSQGDLSVDATHNDSTTSFMVEVPDGVFPDGSPDTANHAEIFLGDSAGNWVTQLRYSSASDGNVPYADGSRQENGGSWEDFDDLGSGYSTSAGDDQFTITVPSSYLADNEICALGLDVTKVDGDANSISIGSITGSGDGKPWDDGGNLVEL encoded by the coding sequence ATGTCAGACGACAAATTCCAACTGTCGCGACGCAGAGTACTCGCCGGGCTCGGCGGCATCGGCGCCGGTGCCGCGCTCGGCGGCACAGGCACGATGGCGTTCCTCTCCGACGAGGAGTCCTCGGAAGGGAACATGATGACCGCGGGTACGCTCGACCTGAAACTCGACTGGGAGCACTACTACCACGGCAACAAGCATGACCGCGGGTGGGACAAACAGCCGCCGACCAACGACGCCGGCCCGATGTTCGAACTCGACGACGTGAAGCCCGGCGACTGGGGCTGTGGCGTCGTCAGCGTCCACCTCAGCGGGAACCCCGCGCACGTCTGGTTCCGTACCAGCGACGTCGAGAACCACGAACACGGCCGGACGGAACCCGAGTACGAAGTCGACGACACCAAGGACAAGGGCGAACTCGCGAAGAAGACCAAGTTCGTCGCGTTCCCGCTCGGGTGTTTCAAGAAAGAGCAGAACGCGCAGGCGCTCATCGACGCCGACAGTCGGCCGTCGATGGACGAGTTCACGATGTCCGAGGACGGCGACGGCGAGTACTGCTACTACAAGGGCTCGATGAAGGACGCCCTCTACCACTTCAAGGACGGCAAGTACCTCGGCGCGAAGAAGCGAAACCGAGTCTGTTACTTCGGCTTCTGCTGGAAGGTCCCGAAGCACGTCGGGAACGTCATTCAGGGCGACTCGCTGTCCTTCGACATGGACTTCTACGCCGAGCAGAAGCGCCACAACCGGAATCCGGACAACCCGTGGAAGCAGGACGGCCTGCGTAGCTGTGACGGGAACGGCGTCGTCGACCTGCCGGTCTCGCAGGGCGACCTCAGCGTGGACGCCACGCATAACGACAGCACGACGTCGTTCATGGTGGAGGTACCTGACGGCGTCTTCCCGGACGGCAGTCCGGATACCGCGAACCACGCCGAAATCTTCCTCGGCGACTCGGCGGGCAACTGGGTCACGCAACTCCGGTACTCCTCCGCGAGCGACGGGAACGTCCCGTACGCCGACGGGAGCCGCCAGGAGAACGGCGGGTCGTGGGAGGACTTCGACGACCTCGGGTCCGGCTACTCGACCAGCGCCGGCGACGACCAGTTCACCATCACGGTGCCGTCGAGTTACCTCGCGGACAACGAAATCTGTGCGCTCGGTCTCGACGTGACGAAGGTGGACGGCGACGCGAACTCCATCAGCATCGGCTCCATCACCGGCTCCGGCGACGGCAAGCCGTGGGACGACGGCGGCAACCTCGTCGAACTGTAG
- a CDS encoding HEWD family protein yields MAQIRAPSERTCTDCGRSERWDRADRHWKVDGEEGDVFCVHAWDVTGSFTTVEK; encoded by the coding sequence ATGGCACAGATTCGCGCACCGTCCGAGCGAACGTGTACGGACTGCGGACGGTCGGAGCGGTGGGACCGGGCGGACCGACACTGGAAGGTAGACGGCGAAGAGGGCGACGTCTTCTGCGTACACGCGTGGGACGTGACGGGGTCGTTTACGACGGTCGAGAAGTGA
- a CDS encoding signal peptidase I, giving the protein MPDVRRALHVVGIVVLVAAAGVTAVVAAPQVVGADESYVVVSGSMRPTLQAGDVVVVSSTAPANVDSGDVVAFDRIAGDGKRTTHRVVEVIERDGQRYFRTKGDANEEADRRLVPEDALIGRMAFSIPYVGWAFSFASTDTGTLAFVAVPGVLLVVSELWSLVAAARGGGSESDGSAEHTGESGR; this is encoded by the coding sequence ATGCCGGATGTCCGCCGCGCCCTCCACGTGGTCGGTATCGTCGTGTTGGTCGCCGCCGCCGGCGTCACCGCCGTCGTCGCCGCGCCACAGGTCGTCGGCGCCGACGAGAGTTACGTCGTCGTCTCCGGGAGCATGCGCCCGACGCTTCAGGCGGGCGACGTGGTGGTCGTCTCGTCGACGGCGCCCGCGAACGTCGACAGCGGCGACGTCGTCGCGTTCGACCGCATCGCGGGCGACGGGAAGCGCACGACCCACCGGGTCGTGGAGGTGATAGAGCGCGACGGCCAGCGGTACTTCCGGACGAAGGGTGACGCGAACGAGGAGGCCGACCGCCGGCTCGTGCCCGAGGACGCGCTCATCGGCAGGATGGCGTTCTCGATTCCGTACGTCGGCTGGGCGTTCTCCTTCGCCAGCACGGACACCGGCACGCTCGCGTTCGTGGCGGTTCCGGGCGTCCTGCTGGTGGTCTCGGAGTTGTGGTCGCTCGTCGCGGCGGCCCGCGGTGGCGGGTCGGAGAGCGACGGGAGCGCGGAGCACACGGGTGAGTCCGGCAGATGA
- a CDS encoding Gfo/Idh/MocA family protein produces the protein MQFGIISTAHIADAAVVPAIRDSDHEVRAVASRSADDAAAFADRHDIPESYGSYDELLDADVDAVYNPLPNALHAEWTCRAADAGLDVLCEKPLASDADEAVEVVQHCRNAGVTLMSAFMYRYHPRTERAIDVAENHLGDLRHVHAAFNFPLPRGRDDVRLDPSLAGGALMDVGCYAVSAARQFLGEPVAADASVNDARNSGVDTDIAGTLEFADGATATVEASFETRNHQTYRVEGTDGWLEAERAYNPGDGETVLRWGTGEKTVEETFDPTDAYRLEVEHFADCVASGESPRTDGEEAVANMRAIDALYDAARTDGSVPV, from the coding sequence GTGCAATTCGGCATCATCTCGACGGCCCACATCGCCGACGCCGCCGTCGTCCCCGCCATCCGCGACTCGGACCACGAGGTCCGCGCCGTCGCGTCACGGAGCGCGGACGACGCCGCCGCGTTCGCCGACCGACACGACATCCCGGAGTCCTACGGGAGTTACGACGAACTCCTCGACGCCGACGTGGACGCGGTGTACAATCCGCTCCCGAACGCGCTCCACGCCGAGTGGACGTGTCGCGCCGCGGACGCCGGCCTCGACGTGCTCTGCGAGAAGCCACTCGCGTCCGACGCCGACGAGGCCGTCGAGGTCGTCCAGCACTGCCGGAACGCCGGCGTGACGCTGATGTCGGCGTTCATGTACCGCTACCACCCGCGAACCGAGCGCGCAATCGACGTCGCCGAAAATCACCTCGGGGACCTGCGCCACGTCCACGCGGCGTTCAACTTCCCGCTCCCGCGCGGCCGCGACGACGTGCGCCTCGACCCGAGTCTCGCCGGCGGCGCGCTGATGGACGTGGGCTGTTACGCCGTCAGCGCGGCCCGCCAGTTCCTCGGCGAACCGGTCGCCGCCGACGCGAGCGTGAACGACGCCCGGAACAGCGGCGTGGACACCGACATCGCGGGAACGCTGGAGTTCGCGGACGGCGCGACGGCTACGGTCGAAGCGAGTTTCGAGACCCGGAACCACCAGACCTACCGCGTCGAGGGGACCGACGGCTGGCTGGAGGCCGAGCGCGCGTACAACCCCGGCGACGGCGAGACGGTCCTCCGGTGGGGGACCGGCGAGAAGACCGTCGAGGAGACGTTCGACCCCACCGACGCCTACCGACTGGAGGTCGAGCACTTCGCGGACTGCGTCGCGTCCGGCGAGTCGCCGCGCACCGACGGCGAGGAAGCCGTCGCGAACATGCGCGCCATCGACGCGCTGTACGATGCCGCGCGCACCGACGGCTCAGTCCCGGTCTGA
- a CDS encoding SipW-dependent-type signal peptide-containing protein produces the protein MTDDTPRLTRRRLLAGLGGIGAGAALGGTGTMAFLNDTESSEGNAVTAGELDLKIDWTEHYNGEKVERQALTDAPGPVFDLGDVKPGDWGEATISLHVFENPSYVHMAGDLTANHDNGLTEPEGEVDDTGGAREGDLADEILVDVWYDGTDEEEDGGNNELEPGEVIISSGTLQEVLDKLSTGVLLDNQVGDGVPVEPTAGASQTESVTAEYVGEATGGPQEEQCIEFVPCDDPDVLATPTGLSGFCYEPDPLPPGTTHVTLKAANGCYLAEVSASTDEICLPDEQPEGVPNNQYGDISNATFYRCPDGDNGNGGNGDDGDGECWPNSTTQYIGFSWRLPETVGNEVQGDSVAFDLEFYAQQCRHNDDPANPYAPE, from the coding sequence ATGACAGACGACACACCCCGACTCACGCGACGGCGACTGCTCGCCGGCCTCGGCGGCATCGGCGCCGGTGCCGCGCTCGGCGGCACGGGCACGATGGCGTTCCTCAACGATACGGAGTCCTCGGAGGGGAACGCGGTCACCGCCGGCGAACTGGACTTGAAGATAGACTGGACGGAGCACTACAACGGCGAGAAAGTGGAGCGCCAGGCGCTGACCGACGCCCCCGGACCGGTGTTCGACCTCGGGGACGTGAAGCCGGGCGACTGGGGGGAGGCGACCATCAGCCTCCACGTCTTCGAGAACCCCTCGTACGTCCACATGGCGGGCGACCTGACGGCGAACCACGACAACGGCCTCACCGAGCCGGAGGGCGAGGTCGACGACACCGGCGGGGCGAGGGAGGGCGACCTCGCCGACGAGATTCTCGTGGACGTCTGGTACGACGGCACCGACGAGGAGGAAGACGGCGGCAACAACGAACTCGAACCCGGCGAGGTCATCATCTCCAGTGGGACGCTCCAGGAGGTACTCGACAAACTGTCGACCGGTGTCCTGCTCGACAACCAAGTCGGGGACGGCGTTCCCGTCGAACCGACCGCGGGCGCGAGTCAGACCGAGAGCGTGACAGCGGAGTACGTCGGGGAGGCCACGGGCGGCCCGCAGGAAGAGCAGTGCATCGAGTTCGTGCCCTGTGACGACCCGGACGTACTGGCGACGCCGACCGGGCTCTCGGGGTTCTGCTACGAACCCGACCCGCTCCCGCCGGGTACGACGCACGTCACGCTGAAGGCCGCGAACGGCTGTTACCTCGCGGAGGTGTCGGCGTCGACCGACGAAATCTGTCTGCCCGACGAGCAACCGGAGGGCGTCCCGAACAACCAGTACGGCGATATCAGCAACGCGACGTTCTACCGATGTCCGGACGGCGACAACGGCAACGGCGGGAACGGAGACGACGGCGACGGCGAGTGCTGGCCGAACTCGACGACCCAGTACATCGGGTTCTCGTGGCGGCTCCCGGAGACGGTCGGGAACGAGGTCCAGGGCGACTCGGTGGCCTTCGACCTGGAGTTCTACGCCCAGCAGTGCCGCCACAACGACGACCCGGCGAACCCCTACGCGCCGGAGTAG
- a CDS encoding DUF1918 domain-containing protein translates to MQHEVALRRGENVRVARQDPEKAKLAVYGYDHHQHFGDDGVVTEIRETEDGTWYVVRFDDYGRDAVAYRAHELEVA, encoded by the coding sequence ATGCAACACGAAGTGGCGCTGCGGCGCGGAGAGAACGTCCGCGTGGCCCGCCAAGACCCCGAAAAGGCGAAACTCGCGGTGTACGGCTACGACCACCACCAGCACTTCGGCGACGACGGCGTCGTCACCGAGATTCGGGAGACCGAAGACGGAACGTGGTACGTCGTCCGGTTCGACGACTACGGCAGGGACGCCGTCGCCTACCGCGCTCACGAACTCGAAGTGGCGTGA
- a CDS encoding SipW-dependent-type signal peptide-containing protein: MRDTPKLTRRRLLASVGTIGAGLGVAGTGTMALLSDEESSEDNSVTAGTLDLELGWVKYYHGRESRESTRRPDNGDGPIFQIGDLKPGDCGGGVIGIHVEDNPAYVWATVDVTDNAENGLEEPEEEAPGEDGKPVGELADEIQTVVKPHTYLAGSATLESESEQFVREDCPDEDDFEQDECYFIGSFAGLADAAEDGYLLDGGYGAFNSETQDFTAGSVYLINFHWWLPESVGNQIQGDELTFSLSFGAVQSRHVDTPENHNPFAGD; this comes from the coding sequence ATGCGAGACACACCGAAACTCACGCGGCGGCGACTGCTCGCGAGCGTCGGCACCATCGGTGCGGGCCTCGGCGTCGCCGGCACCGGCACGATGGCGCTGCTCTCCGACGAGGAATCCAGCGAGGACAACTCCGTGACCGCGGGGACACTCGACCTCGAACTCGGCTGGGTGAAGTACTACCACGGGCGGGAGAGCCGAGAGAGTACGCGGCGCCCGGACAACGGCGACGGCCCCATCTTCCAGATTGGGGACCTGAAGCCGGGCGACTGCGGCGGCGGCGTGATCGGTATCCACGTCGAGGACAACCCCGCGTACGTGTGGGCGACCGTCGACGTGACGGACAACGCCGAGAACGGACTCGAAGAACCGGAAGAGGAGGCGCCCGGCGAGGACGGGAAACCAGTCGGCGAACTCGCCGACGAGATACAGACCGTCGTCAAACCCCACACCTACCTCGCCGGTAGCGCCACTCTGGAGAGCGAGTCCGAGCAGTTCGTTCGCGAGGACTGCCCGGACGAGGACGACTTCGAGCAAGACGAGTGTTACTTCATCGGGTCGTTCGCGGGGCTCGCCGACGCGGCCGAGGACGGCTACCTGCTCGACGGCGGTTACGGCGCGTTCAACAGCGAGACCCAGGACTTCACCGCGGGCAGCGTCTACCTGATAAACTTCCACTGGTGGCTCCCCGAGTCCGTCGGGAACCAGATTCAGGGCGACGAGCTGACGTTCTCGCTGTCGTTCGGCGCCGTGCAGAGCCGGCACGTCGACACGCCCGAGAACCACAACCCGTTCGCGGGCGACTGA
- a CDS encoding helix-turn-helix domain-containing protein has translation MTTRQVPTSVESPRGKLVYLSLTTRDSATVDELHADLDVPRITLFSVLRTLQNRGLVARDGERYLTSRPS, from the coding sequence ATGACGACACGACAGGTGCCGACATCGGTGGAGTCGCCGCGCGGGAAACTGGTGTACCTCTCGCTGACGACCCGGGACAGCGCGACCGTCGACGAACTGCACGCCGACCTCGACGTGCCGAGAATAACGCTGTTCAGCGTCCTGCGAACCCTCCAGAACCGCGGCCTCGTCGCCCGCGACGGCGAGCGCTACCTCACTTCTCGACCGTCGTAA
- a CDS encoding DUF5784 family protein has product MAKPLRFRRSRESWNSGRVADRIHKPLDDNLGAAMTAPWFSPPDGYEARRFEVENGDTALFAWNGDGGWWLGNTETPEVLWRTNKQSFAEAPYDVSAWAQREFIAELHEDAPFLEPYPYLSWFFLPVFCSKDGRETTREFFAEHAGGFPDASSEAALDFYESFLQTGVFDDYRHVMAGKLGTSEFLDVARANGAMGEFNAAWLLREAGYDVTPEIEVSTGHSLDYRADRDGEHGVLVEVTRPVPTNDRAAHTPVAAVKDTAQTKTSGQLDRHGGGAVLFVDCSSFPDDEWHQIRGEKPEVHHRPAVVFRVRPDGSVEGYTKGSVPLDLPQL; this is encoded by the coding sequence GTGGCGAAACCGTTGCGCTTCCGGCGGTCGCGGGAATCGTGGAACAGCGGCCGCGTCGCCGACCGCATCCACAAGCCGCTGGACGACAACCTCGGCGCGGCGATGACGGCGCCGTGGTTCAGTCCCCCGGACGGCTACGAGGCGCGGCGGTTCGAGGTTGAGAACGGCGACACCGCGCTGTTCGCGTGGAACGGCGACGGCGGCTGGTGGCTCGGAAACACCGAGACGCCGGAAGTGCTCTGGCGAACGAACAAGCAGTCGTTCGCGGAGGCGCCCTACGACGTGAGCGCGTGGGCCCAACGCGAGTTCATCGCGGAACTCCACGAGGACGCGCCGTTCCTCGAACCCTACCCATACCTGTCGTGGTTCTTCCTGCCGGTGTTCTGCTCGAAGGACGGCCGCGAGACGACTCGCGAGTTCTTCGCCGAACACGCCGGCGGCTTCCCGGACGCGTCCAGCGAGGCCGCCCTCGACTTCTACGAGTCGTTCCTGCAGACCGGCGTCTTCGACGACTACCGGCACGTGATGGCCGGCAAACTCGGCACCTCGGAGTTCCTCGACGTGGCGCGCGCGAACGGCGCGATGGGCGAGTTCAACGCGGCGTGGCTCCTCCGTGAGGCGGGCTACGACGTGACCCCGGAAATCGAGGTGTCGACCGGACACTCGCTGGACTACCGCGCGGACCGCGACGGCGAACACGGCGTGCTCGTCGAGGTCACGCGCCCCGTGCCGACGAACGACCGCGCGGCGCACACGCCGGTCGCCGCCGTCAAAGACACCGCACAGACGAAGACCAGCGGCCAACTCGACCGGCACGGCGGCGGCGCGGTGCTGTTCGTGGACTGCTCGTCGTTCCCGGACGACGAGTGGCACCAGATTCGCGGCGAGAAGCCCGAAGTCCACCACCGGCCGGCGGTCGTGTTCCGGGTGCGCCCCGACGGCTCCGTCGAGGGGTACACGAAGGGGTCGGTTCCCCTCGACCTCCCGCAGTTGTAG
- a CDS encoding inositol monophosphatase family protein codes for MNDDYVSVAERAARAGGEVAHEAFRTGIPVETKSGKTDVVTQADRNAQRRVIEVVRETHTEDAIVGEEEDELKSVPDAGAAWIIDPIDGTNNYVRDIQYWATSVAAVEDRETLAAANHLPALGDTYVAGSDGVTLNGEPVSVSDKDDPEAFVVAPTIWWDFDRRDEYADACAAIVNRFGDMRRYGCAQAALSMVAAGQLEATITNVHANPWDTVAGVHMVRQAGGVVTDVHGDRWEPDCEGLVASNGEAHDVVLDVTREIRPEE; via the coding sequence ATGAACGACGACTACGTCTCCGTCGCCGAGCGCGCCGCGCGCGCCGGCGGCGAAGTGGCACACGAGGCGTTCCGCACTGGCATCCCCGTCGAGACCAAGTCGGGGAAGACCGACGTGGTCACGCAGGCCGACCGGAACGCCCAGCGCCGCGTCATCGAGGTCGTCCGCGAGACCCACACCGAGGACGCCATCGTCGGCGAGGAGGAAGACGAACTCAAGTCCGTCCCCGACGCCGGCGCCGCGTGGATAATCGACCCCATCGACGGCACGAACAACTACGTCCGAGACATCCAGTACTGGGCCACCTCGGTCGCCGCCGTCGAGGACCGCGAGACGCTCGCCGCCGCGAACCACCTCCCCGCACTCGGCGACACGTACGTCGCCGGCAGCGACGGCGTCACGCTGAACGGCGAACCGGTCTCTGTCAGCGACAAGGACGACCCCGAGGCGTTCGTCGTCGCGCCCACCATCTGGTGGGATTTCGACCGGCGTGACGAGTACGCCGACGCCTGCGCCGCCATCGTCAACCGGTTCGGCGACATGCGCCGGTACGGCTGCGCGCAAGCGGCGCTCTCGATGGTCGCCGCCGGCCAACTCGAAGCCACGATTACGAACGTCCACGCGAACCCCTGGGACACCGTCGCCGGCGTCCACATGGTCCGGCAGGCCGGCGGCGTCGTCACGGACGTCCACGGCGACCGCTGGGAACCGGACTGTGAGGGGCTCGTCGCGTCCAACGGCGAAGCCCACGACGTCGTCCTCGACGTCACCCGCGAAATACGGCCCGAAGAGTAA